The genomic stretch CACGTCGAGGATCACGGCCGCAAACCCGCCACCGTTCTTGGCGCCATTGGTGAAGAGCTGCAATGCTTTTTCGCCGTCGGCGGCGAGCGTCACCTGGAAGCCTTCGGCCTCGAGGTTGTAGCGCAGACCGTCGGCAAGATGCTTCTCGTCCTCGACCACCAACACGGCGTTCCCCAGCCCGGCGCTCATGCGTAAGCCTTGGGCAGCCGGATGGTGAATGTGGAACCCTGATTCAGGCCAGCGCTCGCCACCTCGACCTTGCCACCGTGCTTCTCGATGACCGACTGCACGATGTAAAGGCCCAGCCCGGTGCCCTTCACGCGCGCCATGAATTGCCCAGGGACGCGGTAGAAGCGCTTGAAGACATGCTTGATCTCTTCGGGCGCGAGCCCGATGCCGCTGTCGCGCACCCGCACCAGCACGCTCTCGGCGTGCGGCTCGACCTCGACGACCACGCGCACACTCCCACCCGAATACTTCACCGCATTGTCGATCAGGTTCGAGAGCGCGGCGCGCAGCTCATCGGGATCGCCGATGACCTTGGTGCCCGCGGCGCCCTCCACACCGTTGTTCGCCACATTAATGTTGAGCTGCAACTCTGAAGACAGGTGGTACCGCTGGCGGGCGAGCGCGAGCGATTCCTCGGCCACCTCGGCGAGGTCGATCTCCATGCGGGTGATGCTGCGGCCTTTTTGTCCGGTGCGTCCGGCGCGCAGCACCTGCTCCACGGTGTGCAGCAGGCGCGAAGTGTCGGCCAGCATGATGTCGTAGAA from Acidobacteriota bacterium encodes the following:
- a CDS encoding HAMP domain-containing histidine kinase, translating into MASTRKKSIATFITISVVLVAIAVTLNVSWVVLHWQRIGLTIMGVIFFALIIAGLVVNVVFLVREIRRNEQHDRFINAVTHELKTPLASLRLYLETLKQRNVEEAQRKEFYDIMLADTSRLLHTVEQVLRAGRTGQKGRSITRMEIDLAEVAEESLALARQRYHLSSELQLNINVANNGVEGAAGTKVIGDPDELRAALSNLIDNAVKYSGGSVRVVVEVEPHAESVLVRVRDSGIGLAPEEIKHVFKRFYRVPGQFMARVKGTGLGLYIVQSVIEKHGGKVEVASAGLNQGSTFTIRLPKAYA